A single genomic interval of Bradyrhizobium japonicum USDA 6 harbors:
- a CDS encoding branched-chain amino acid ABC transporter permease, translating to MISWPNLVSQLFNGLALGALLALISSGLTIIYGTLGVLNLAHGAMFMIGGYAGFVAYQYTESFIIAVIAGSLFVMLLGVAMERVIIRHFYHRPHEDQLLVTFGLGICFVELVRLIFSSQSQLVPPPALFQGITNLGFMFYPTYRLAVVGIVAVALGALFIVLYRTRLGMIVRAGIEDSVMVDSLGINVYRVFMVVFGIGAMAAGFAGIVNAPVVSLTPGIGDDILVQTFVVVVIGGVGSFPGAILGGLIAGEIISVTSMFNPGYAYVMLFAAMTLVLVVRPHGLLGVQGRE from the coding sequence ATGATCAGTTGGCCCAACCTCGTTTCGCAGCTTTTCAACGGGCTCGCGCTCGGCGCCCTGCTCGCGCTGATCAGCTCCGGCCTGACCATCATCTACGGCACGCTCGGCGTGCTCAACCTCGCGCATGGCGCGATGTTCATGATCGGCGGCTATGCCGGCTTCGTCGCCTACCAGTACACGGAGTCATTCATCATCGCCGTCATCGCGGGCTCGTTGTTCGTGATGCTGCTCGGCGTCGCGATGGAACGCGTCATCATCCGCCATTTCTATCATCGCCCGCACGAGGATCAGCTGCTCGTGACCTTCGGGCTCGGCATCTGTTTCGTCGAGCTCGTGCGCCTGATCTTCTCGAGCCAGTCGCAGCTGGTGCCGCCGCCGGCCCTGTTCCAGGGCATCACCAATCTCGGCTTCATGTTCTATCCGACCTACCGCCTCGCCGTCGTCGGCATCGTCGCGGTCGCCCTCGGCGCACTGTTCATCGTCCTCTACCGGACCCGGCTCGGCATGATCGTGCGCGCCGGGATCGAGGATTCGGTGATGGTCGATTCGCTGGGTATCAACGTCTACCGCGTCTTCATGGTCGTGTTCGGCATCGGCGCAATGGCCGCCGGATTTGCCGGCATCGTCAACGCGCCAGTGGTGTCGCTGACTCCGGGCATCGGCGACGACATCCTGGTCCAGACCTTCGTGGTGGTGGTGATCGGCGGCGTCGGCTCGTTCCCGGGCGCGATCCTCGGCGGCCTGATCGCCGGCGAGATCATCAGCGTCACCTCCATGTTCAACCCCGGCTACGCCTATGTGATGCTGTTTGCGGCGATGACGCTCGTGCTCGTGGTGCGACCGCATGGCCTGCTCGGCGTCCAGGGCCGCGAGTAA